A window of Paraburkholderia bryophila contains these coding sequences:
- a CDS encoding TniQ family protein — translation MNGLHLSARIFPILQDETFSSYLHNMLILAGGEEARTLIERVRFDVRRTSPLLPSRLETIRAAIGGALPSTQQLIKQNTILPTLKLTLPTADYEEVHRHTALSPVSAVAMKAGLSCKVQRRYGSQASELFWSVGICPACLRDDENVQRRAFVRRAWMFSRLAACSKHKAPLLTTCLNCRRQDMPADTFEALSMFCRCGGSLVTRMDVGNDSVAGTEIRVSEALSAFFDCSDELSLDARHTQFVLRRKAETLGLVTDSFVRKKRLEELLHQRLDPGVLKRHRLEVHTIALPDFLRGKRPLRNPIHNAVLTAALYDSLEEFKSEMHDAQTFTAEKLIATTEKQVRKPESVVNDELVGRHMRKLRSFFEQHPDATRKQARISVAHSINTLNRFIPDIVEEILPARQKSCRNLARVREEIARRDAFFADEIRRRRAEFNRNPPPFKITQARLIDGLKNHRSIFVYPQEMPFTLAAIKECKETSQQYMMRKKMSWVSGQSMCQREVLD, via the coding sequence ATGAATGGTTTGCATCTTAGCGCAAGAATCTTCCCCATACTTCAAGACGAAACGTTTTCGAGCTACCTCCACAACATGTTAATCCTTGCAGGCGGGGAAGAAGCGCGCACCCTGATTGAGCGGGTGCGCTTCGATGTGCGAAGAACGTCGCCGTTGCTCCCATCACGCCTTGAGACCATTCGAGCCGCTATCGGCGGCGCGTTGCCTTCGACGCAACAACTTATTAAGCAAAACACCATACTTCCTACCCTGAAGTTGACCCTTCCCACCGCCGACTATGAAGAGGTTCATCGCCATACGGCTTTGAGCCCCGTTTCCGCCGTCGCGATGAAAGCTGGACTGTCCTGCAAGGTCCAGCGGAGATACGGCTCGCAAGCTTCAGAGCTGTTCTGGAGTGTAGGAATTTGTCCTGCGTGTCTGCGGGATGATGAAAACGTGCAGCGCAGGGCGTTCGTGAGACGAGCTTGGATGTTTTCGAGGCTCGCGGCCTGTTCCAAGCACAAGGCGCCATTGTTGACTACGTGCCTGAATTGCCGCCGCCAGGATATGCCGGCCGATACTTTCGAAGCTCTCAGCATGTTCTGCCGATGCGGTGGAAGCCTCGTGACACGAATGGACGTTGGGAACGACAGTGTTGCGGGGACTGAAATTCGTGTGTCTGAGGCGCTTTCAGCATTTTTTGATTGTTCCGACGAGTTGTCCCTCGACGCTAGGCACACACAATTCGTGCTCAGACGAAAAGCAGAGACGCTCGGTCTGGTCACCGACAGCTTCGTACGCAAAAAGCGCCTGGAAGAACTGTTGCACCAGCGGCTTGACCCTGGCGTACTGAAAAGACACAGATTGGAGGTCCATACAATCGCGTTGCCTGACTTCTTGCGAGGCAAACGCCCACTCCGAAACCCGATACACAATGCGGTGCTCACTGCAGCGCTGTATGACTCACTAGAAGAGTTCAAAAGCGAAATGCACGATGCGCAAACTTTCACCGCCGAGAAATTGATAGCCACAACAGAAAAACAAGTGAGGAAGCCCGAGAGCGTTGTCAATGACGAGCTCGTGGGACGTCACATGCGAAAACTCAGGTCGTTTTTCGAGCAGCATCCTGATGCAACGAGGAAGCAAGCGCGTATCTCAGTCGCACACTCTATCAATACCTTGAACCGCTTTATCCCCGACATCGTTGAGGAGATTCTGCCCGCTCGCCAGAAGAGTTGTCGCAACCTCGCGCGCGTTCGCGAGGAAATCGCGAGGCGGGACGCATTTTTTGCGGACGAAATTCGAAGGAGGCGTGCTGAGTTCAACCGCAACCCGCCGCCGTTTAAAATCACGCAGGCGCGCCTGATTGATGGATTGAAAAACCATCGTAGCATCTTTGTGTACCCGCAAGAAATGCCGTTCACTTTGGCTGCAATTAAAGAGTGTAAAGAAACAAGTCAGCAGTACATGATGCGGAAGAAAATGAGCTGGGTGTCAGGTCAATCGATGTGTCAACGGGAGGTTCTTGACTGA
- a CDS encoding DUF6471 domain-containing protein produces the protein MNRSTRSLASATVQAKIFLATFMSFTVARFSPNARGFVSEEDTHWTNLASRVVRVALARKDFSYAALSDALAALGIAESERSLASRVSRGRIKLALLLQILYVTRAKTPRLWGQAVIAEGTWEERAAAVILAELTRHPTVTVSELAHRLVLLGADLTEKTLASHLSTGALSLPAFLQCIVALGSSSLDSYVDYEDLVLAVAIDRR, from the coding sequence GTGAACAGAAGTACCCGTTCGCTAGCATCTGCGACCGTCCAGGCAAAAATATTTTTGGCGACTTTTATGTCGTTTACGGTAGCTCGTTTTTCTCCAAATGCAAGGGGTTTTGTGAGCGAAGAAGATACGCATTGGACTAATCTGGCCTCCCGTGTTGTCCGCGTTGCGCTCGCACGCAAGGATTTCAGTTATGCAGCCCTGTCCGATGCTCTTGCCGCCCTTGGCATCGCAGAAAGCGAGCGTTCGCTCGCCTCTCGGGTCTCGCGCGGGCGAATTAAGCTCGCGTTGCTATTACAAATTTTATATGTGACTCGCGCCAAAACGCCCCGCTTGTGGGGCCAAGCAGTTATTGCCGAAGGTACGTGGGAAGAGCGTGCCGCCGCTGTCATTTTGGCGGAACTGACTCGCCACCCTACTGTGACTGTTTCGGAGTTGGCGCACAGACTAGTTTTGCTAGGCGCCGACCTCACTGAGAAGACACTTGCCTCCCATCTGTCGACCGGAGCCCTTTCACTACCCGCTTTTCTCCAGTGCATCGTCGCACTCGGCAGCTCAAGCTTAGACAGCTACGTGGATTACGAAGACCTTGTTCTGGCCGTTGCCATAGACCGGCGATGA
- a CDS encoding Hsp20/alpha crystallin family protein: protein MSDLYFGTDLFRELDRLQRQMSGVFGSFPSSLRSSASGAFPPVNIGTTDESIEIVAFAPGLDASKFDVSIDKGLLTIAGEREPSQRASAEAGRQYAQERFSGSFRRVIELPQHADPDSVQARYVDGCLLVSVGKREASRPRSVTVQ from the coding sequence ATGAGTGACCTTTACTTTGGGACCGACCTCTTCCGCGAACTGGACCGGCTACAGCGACAGATGTCCGGCGTGTTTGGAAGTTTCCCCTCGAGCCTGCGCTCGAGCGCATCAGGGGCTTTTCCACCTGTCAACATCGGCACGACCGATGAGTCGATAGAGATTGTCGCGTTTGCGCCCGGCCTTGATGCTTCAAAGTTCGACGTGTCCATCGACAAGGGGCTACTTACGATAGCCGGCGAGCGCGAGCCTTCACAGCGCGCGTCGGCCGAGGCGGGGCGCCAGTACGCCCAGGAGCGATTTAGCGGTTCATTCCGCCGCGTTATCGAGCTTCCGCAGCACGCCGACCCCGACAGCGTACAGGCGCGTTACGTTGACGGTTGCCTGCTGGTTTCCGTTGGGAAGCGCGAAGCGTCGCGTCCGCGTTCCGTTACTGTTCAATGA
- a CDS encoding TnsD family Tn7-like transposition protein, with translation MSIAKWESDMSVRPGKTKHPAFEEFARLRTATLIAGETVPSFLRRAAVDAGYRTEFWSHQAQMGRQGRPLEAMPSPLIKLSEVLRSTGATPDALLQQGHTLYGYWTCCAKAATRRRVRSRLIYGHPGPIRPCRLPINLEPSPYEVLHCPACDEMHLTLMGCTPALVVHHAPFISVCPEHGCLLNESSNRALFRQKCIYAAAAGSHRKTAEFALRTRRLVESSSSDDLVHDFRALMLERGFVTERGRVRWQEFMKAHHSFQTESFLDTRLDTVCHDEELLRRTMNCLMNDAGCAHPVLYCLLNWSLNGVACSSRNTEAATAKGRKPIPEAFMRHCHEASASATAAARLVGVSVNTFITRAQELGLTVRLKPSLLTESVRAEIETLYRSGKSVGAIATALGMSASSIYRTLRVTGLSKSTAEMRKAENIANVRKSLAAAVSECGPLTVSELRRQNPALYARAYRADRNFIRQYTSEGSRVATKKAISPRPRMMESEAQAAIRELSTKTESRHSPRLSARRIVTETGLSDFYLNVCGPETKALLDVVVETELQFVRRRVAEATAELMETEGNCAPWKALHRAGLRITRSRLDQS, from the coding sequence ATGTCTATCGCGAAATGGGAGTCTGATATGTCTGTAAGACCCGGCAAGACGAAACACCCGGCATTTGAGGAGTTCGCTCGTCTGCGGACGGCGACGCTCATAGCCGGCGAGACGGTGCCGAGCTTTTTGCGGCGCGCTGCAGTTGACGCTGGGTACCGCACCGAGTTCTGGTCGCATCAAGCGCAGATGGGTCGACAAGGTCGCCCACTGGAAGCCATGCCTTCGCCTCTCATAAAGCTGTCTGAAGTGCTGCGGTCAACTGGAGCGACACCGGACGCTCTTCTACAACAAGGCCACACGCTGTATGGCTATTGGACCTGCTGCGCAAAAGCCGCCACACGAAGACGCGTTCGCTCACGCCTTATTTATGGCCACCCGGGCCCGATTCGGCCGTGCCGGCTACCCATCAACCTAGAGCCAAGTCCCTACGAAGTATTGCATTGCCCAGCGTGTGACGAGATGCATCTCACGCTGATGGGTTGCACGCCGGCGTTAGTGGTCCACCACGCGCCTTTTATATCAGTCTGCCCAGAACATGGCTGTCTGCTGAACGAATCGTCAAATCGAGCCTTGTTCAGACAAAAATGCATATACGCGGCGGCCGCTGGCAGTCACCGCAAAACCGCGGAGTTTGCTCTGCGGACACGGCGGCTCGTTGAAAGCAGCAGTAGCGATGATTTGGTCCACGACTTCAGAGCGCTGATGCTCGAACGCGGATTTGTCACAGAGCGTGGGCGAGTTCGGTGGCAGGAATTCATGAAGGCTCATCATAGCTTTCAGACAGAGTCGTTCTTAGATACGCGGCTCGACACTGTCTGCCATGATGAGGAATTGCTTCGTCGAACCATGAACTGCCTGATGAACGACGCTGGCTGTGCACATCCGGTCCTCTATTGCCTATTGAATTGGTCGTTGAATGGCGTGGCCTGCTCGTCGAGGAATACAGAGGCCGCAACCGCAAAGGGGCGAAAGCCGATACCCGAAGCGTTCATGCGACACTGTCACGAAGCGAGCGCGTCGGCTACGGCTGCAGCCAGATTAGTTGGAGTATCGGTCAACACCTTCATCACGCGCGCGCAAGAACTCGGGCTGACGGTTCGACTGAAGCCATCACTGCTCACCGAATCTGTGAGAGCCGAAATAGAGACCCTTTATAGGTCGGGAAAATCGGTCGGTGCAATTGCGACGGCACTCGGAATGTCAGCCTCCAGCATTTATCGAACTTTGCGAGTAACTGGTCTTAGTAAGTCCACCGCTGAGATGAGGAAAGCAGAAAACATTGCCAATGTGCGTAAATCACTGGCAGCCGCTGTTTCAGAGTGCGGCCCTCTCACTGTCTCAGAACTGCGGCGACAGAATCCTGCGCTTTATGCGCGAGCATATCGCGCTGACAGAAATTTTATACGTCAGTACACAAGTGAAGGCAGCCGTGTAGCGACGAAGAAAGCAATATCGCCACGCCCGAGGATGATGGAATCAGAGGCTCAAGCCGCAATCCGGGAGTTATCTACCAAGACCGAGAGCCGTCACTCCCCCAGACTTTCCGCCCGGCGGATTGTCACTGAAACGGGGCTGTCGGACTTCTACCTCAATGTATGCGGCCCCGAAACGAAGGCTCTCTTGGATGTCGTCGTCGAGACGGAGTTGCAATTCGTTCGGCGGAGAGTCGCCGAAGCTACAGCCGAACTCATGGAAACGGAAGGAAATTGTGCGCCATGGAAAGCCTTACACCGTGCAGGGCTGAGAATTACACGGTCAAGATTGGACCAGAGCTGA
- a CDS encoding transposase, which translates to MNVPLSDEDWSRVAHLFPEDAIPRFGRPARPARQILDAVLWVHVNGEKWHHLPASFPPEQTCYIKQLQWKRAGVLDQVLKIYGLEAKTAESRSQKPATPGGCPTA; encoded by the coding sequence ATGAACGTTCCTTTAAGCGATGAAGACTGGTCCCGGGTTGCTCACCTGTTCCCGGAAGATGCAATTCCCCGATTTGGACGTCCTGCCCGGCCGGCCAGGCAAATTCTTGACGCAGTGCTCTGGGTCCACGTCAACGGTGAAAAATGGCACCATCTGCCGGCGTCCTTTCCGCCGGAGCAGACGTGTTATATCAAGCAACTGCAATGGAAGCGCGCCGGCGTCCTTGACCAGGTTCTAAAAATCTACGGACTGGAAGCCAAGACTGCAGAGTCACGCTCTCAAAAGCCGGCGACCCCGGGCGGATGCCCGACCGCATAG
- a CDS encoding response regulator — protein sequence MRTVLLVEDVAEIRAVFQLLLEELGHRVLTAENGVEGFLTAAKRLPDLIVTDWTMPELDGVGLCERLKKYPALALIPVVMVSALPLPVVETKLWDAYLRKPVTPLTLKSKVKRLLARRFKGTVTNSLTPLDAEARLAPVPSKCWP from the coding sequence ATGCGGACGGTTTTGCTGGTTGAGGATGTGGCTGAAATCCGGGCGGTATTCCAACTCTTACTGGAGGAGCTTGGGCATCGCGTACTGACGGCAGAGAACGGAGTGGAGGGTTTCCTAACAGCCGCGAAACGATTACCTGATTTGATTGTCACCGATTGGACTATGCCGGAATTGGACGGAGTTGGTCTCTGTGAACGACTGAAAAAATATCCGGCGCTCGCCCTCATACCGGTCGTGATGGTTTCGGCTCTTCCCCTCCCCGTCGTAGAAACGAAGCTTTGGGATGCCTATTTGCGCAAACCGGTGACCCCACTCACCTTGAAGTCGAAGGTTAAAAGGCTGCTGGCGAGACGGTTTAAGGGCACAGTCACAAATTCGCTCACGCCGCTTGACGCCGAAGCACGTTTGGCTCCGGTGCCATCAAAATGCTGGCCCTAA
- a CDS encoding Hsp20/alpha crystallin family protein: MSDTNQIAQREQENVGRQETEEASRRQMLRPAVDVFEDNHAVTLWADLPGVSRDKLDIKVHDGNLSIEAESVIRTAPNLRLSHAEVRAPYFQRRFTISDDFDTSRIEANLKDGVLKLTIPRREESKPRRIEVSAE; encoded by the coding sequence ATGAGCGATACAAATCAGATTGCCCAACGCGAGCAAGAAAACGTGGGCCGTCAGGAGACAGAGGAGGCATCGCGGCGGCAGATGCTGAGGCCTGCGGTTGACGTGTTTGAAGACAATCATGCCGTCACGCTGTGGGCCGACCTCCCGGGCGTATCGCGGGATAAGCTCGATATCAAGGTGCATGACGGCAATCTGTCCATCGAGGCTGAATCGGTCATCAGGACGGCGCCTAACCTCCGGCTGTCTCACGCCGAGGTGCGTGCACCGTATTTTCAGAGACGGTTCACAATTAGCGATGACTTCGATACCTCGCGCATTGAGGCAAACCTGAAGGACGGCGTCCTGAAACTGACTATCCCTCGGCGTGAAGAATCTAAACCACGCCGGATTGAGGTCAGTGCAGAGTAG
- a CDS encoding response regulator — protein MYSILLVDDEPDVSTAWSLILESEGYDVRCAHNGRAALASLAEHLPHLVITDWTMPVMGGAELCRQMRLQPRLASLPIVVHSSVHALPDDALWNAFLRKPCSLELFLTTARQLCEDEQNARRIRLQLINSKRRQGG, from the coding sequence ATGTACTCGATACTTCTGGTAGACGATGAGCCTGATGTCAGCACTGCCTGGTCGCTTATCCTGGAGTCTGAGGGATACGACGTCAGATGTGCGCACAACGGTCGCGCAGCGCTTGCAAGTCTCGCAGAGCATCTCCCGCACCTTGTGATTACTGACTGGACAATGCCTGTTATGGGCGGAGCAGAGTTGTGTCGTCAGATGCGACTGCAGCCCCGCCTGGCAAGCCTTCCAATCGTCGTTCACAGTTCTGTCCATGCGCTGCCCGACGACGCTCTCTGGAACGCTTTTCTTCGGAAGCCGTGCTCGCTCGAACTCTTTCTGACCACAGCAAGACAGCTTTGCGAAGACGAGCAGAACGCCCGCCGCATAAGGCTTCAGCTCATCAACAGTAAGCGTCGCCAAGGCGGGTAG
- a CDS encoding BPSL0761 family protein: MMTTPHECTKSVTDTRELLQMFASADEITIGGLVQSVALGLLRHYPLEIDLDVSALALPGIWDPPKHKLSCSPAASECLRGTPSRGDAGDIRNQGEDDDQPACGS, translated from the coding sequence ATGATGACGACCCCGCATGAGTGCACGAAATCCGTAACTGATACCCGAGAGCTGTTGCAGATGTTCGCGTCTGCCGACGAGATAACCATCGGCGGTCTCGTCCAATCGGTGGCGCTTGGCCTGCTCAGGCACTACCCGCTCGAAATCGACCTCGACGTGTCGGCCTTGGCATTGCCCGGAATCTGGGACCCACCGAAACACAAGCTGTCTTGCTCACCAGCAGCCTCAGAATGTCTAAGAGGCACTCCAAGCCGGGGCGATGCCGGCGATATTCGCAATCAAGGAGAAGATGATGACCAGCCGGCGTGTGGTTCCTGA
- a CDS encoding GlsB/YeaQ/YmgE family stress response membrane protein yields MDPVSHGIIFWLIIGGIAGALAGRIVDGGGFGILVDIIVGIVGAFIGGWLGGFLGLHIGSGVIGSLVTALIGAVILLAVLRLFSGGRARSL; encoded by the coding sequence ATGGACCCCGTTTCGCATGGAATCATTTTCTGGCTGATTATTGGTGGCATCGCTGGCGCTTTGGCCGGCCGCATTGTTGACGGTGGAGGCTTCGGCATCCTGGTCGACATCATCGTAGGGATTGTTGGCGCGTTTATCGGAGGATGGCTTGGCGGATTCCTCGGCTTGCATATAGGGAGTGGCGTCATCGGCTCACTGGTGACCGCGCTTATCGGAGCCGTCATCCTGCTTGCGGTCCTGCGCCTGTTTAGCGGAGGGCGGGCGCGTTCGCTCTAA
- a CDS encoding ATP-binding response regulator translates to MELATELNERLALAIEAAEIGTFYVPVPMERIYWNAKCAEHFWVHPDAEVDFELFYSRLHPDDRERTRAAVEAAVFDGTGYDIEYRALSPAGEIRWIRAKGRPRYDDAGQPVRFDGITIDISAQKRLERERNRLLEHEQLLRRDAELANALKDTFIATVSHELRTPLTAMQMRTELLERRIGEPAFVNHCIAVIRRNIASQTRLVDDLLDTGRIAAGKLEIDREDVLPADTLEAELQAIEPLAAHRNINIVRRLGPTAFVSGDRQRLRQVFGNILSNALRYTAPSGTVTASVWEENNEVKVCVADTGEGIPTPFLDRIFTAFEQVDGSTTRRHGGLGLGLAIARKLVVMHGGTIIAESDGLGLGSRFTVTLPTIVSAMPPDDASVGTDSVSVSSGNLSVLLVDDDVDSLEALSLILRHENLTVYAAASAQDAREILARHTVDAIFSDISMPDEDGYQFVASLRNNGIKTPAFALTAFAREEDRLRAHAAGFDGHIAKPVESNKLVTLLASAVFR, encoded by the coding sequence TTGGAATTAGCAACGGAGCTCAACGAGCGACTGGCGCTTGCCATTGAAGCCGCGGAGATTGGTACGTTCTACGTGCCCGTTCCGATGGAGAGAATTTACTGGAACGCGAAATGCGCCGAACATTTCTGGGTGCATCCGGACGCTGAGGTCGATTTTGAACTCTTCTATTCAAGGCTGCATCCGGATGACCGTGAACGCACGCGCGCGGCCGTAGAAGCTGCCGTTTTCGACGGTACCGGTTACGACATCGAGTACCGGGCACTTTCACCAGCGGGTGAAATCCGGTGGATAAGAGCCAAAGGTCGCCCCCGCTACGACGACGCGGGCCAGCCGGTTCGCTTCGACGGCATCACTATCGACATTTCGGCCCAGAAACGCCTTGAGCGGGAGCGTAACCGGCTGCTCGAGCACGAGCAGTTGCTGCGACGCGATGCCGAACTTGCCAATGCGTTGAAGGACACGTTCATTGCAACTGTGTCTCATGAACTCCGCACCCCCTTAACCGCTATGCAGATGCGGACAGAGCTGCTCGAACGGCGCATCGGTGAGCCCGCTTTCGTCAACCATTGCATCGCGGTTATCCGGCGCAACATTGCATCGCAGACACGCCTGGTCGACGATTTACTTGACACTGGCCGCATCGCCGCCGGCAAGCTCGAGATAGACCGGGAAGACGTGTTGCCGGCGGACACTCTGGAAGCCGAACTGCAGGCAATCGAGCCACTCGCCGCACACAGGAACATAAACATTGTTCGCCGCCTGGGCCCGACGGCTTTTGTCTCGGGTGACAGGCAGCGCCTGCGTCAGGTATTTGGCAACATCCTCAGCAACGCCCTGAGGTACACAGCCCCGAGCGGCACAGTCACAGCATCAGTCTGGGAAGAAAACAACGAGGTCAAGGTCTGTGTAGCGGATACCGGAGAAGGAATCCCTACGCCTTTTCTCGACAGGATATTCACCGCGTTCGAACAGGTCGATGGGTCCACGACACGCAGGCATGGCGGCCTGGGGCTCGGACTAGCGATTGCTCGCAAGTTGGTTGTGATGCACGGAGGCACTATCATTGCAGAAAGCGACGGCCTTGGGCTCGGTTCCAGATTCACGGTCACGTTGCCAACAATCGTATCTGCGATGCCGCCGGATGACGCATCTGTCGGCACAGACAGCGTTAGCGTGTCCTCAGGCAACTTGTCAGTCCTTCTGGTTGACGATGACGTAGATTCACTGGAGGCACTTTCTCTAATCCTCCGGCATGAGAATCTTACGGTTTATGCGGCTGCGTCAGCCCAGGATGCACGTGAGATTCTTGCGCGCCACACGGTCGATGCAATTTTCTCTGACATCAGCATGCCTGATGAAGACGGATACCAGTTTGTTGCCTCACTCCGCAACAACGGCATAAAGACACCGGCGTTTGCACTGACTGCATTCGCTCGCGAAGAGGACCGACTTCGCGCCCACGCGGCGGGCTTTGACGGCCATATTGCAAAGCCGGTTGAGTCGAATAAGCTGGTTACTTTGCTCGCAAGCGCTGTATTCCGATAA
- a CDS encoding response regulator yields MSIQKRILLVDDQLDVVEALSMLLELEGYEVRLACDGATALKVVESFIPDVALIDERMPKMSGLQLATKLRENPSLARTRLIALSGSGSASDVQQAKAAGFALHVTKPVTLEDVIRVIEDR; encoded by the coding sequence ATGTCTATTCAGAAAAGAATCCTGCTCGTTGACGACCAGTTGGATGTCGTCGAAGCTTTGTCGATGTTACTGGAACTCGAAGGTTACGAAGTCCGCCTCGCCTGCGACGGTGCCACAGCGCTGAAGGTTGTTGAGTCATTTATCCCGGACGTCGCTTTGATTGATGAACGCATGCCAAAAATGAGCGGCCTACAACTGGCGACGAAATTGAGAGAAAACCCGTCGCTTGCAAGAACCCGATTGATTGCGTTAAGCGGCTCGGGCAGCGCATCAGATGTTCAACAGGCAAAAGCCGCAGGTTTTGCCTTGCACGTAACGAAGCCGGTCACACTGGAAGACGTCATCCGGGTGATTGAAGACCGGTGA
- a CDS encoding DUF2934 domain-containing protein: protein MDMPVTEEQIRTLAFYLWEQDGSPDGRAEEYWQKARQQLDGQDAESTLQQTEAGL from the coding sequence ATGGATATGCCGGTTACCGAGGAGCAGATTCGCACACTTGCGTTTTACCTTTGGGAACAGGACGGAAGTCCCGACGGGCGCGCCGAGGAGTACTGGCAGAAAGCCCGGCAGCAGTTGGACGGGCAGGACGCAGAGTCGACCTTGCAACAGACAGAAGCGGGTTTGTAG
- the imuA gene encoding translesion DNA synthesis-associated protein ImuA, whose translation MSVANVLAEEIHPSLWRASQLARSRGRVVETGYPALSAELPGGGWPVGALVDLLVQQAGVGELRLLRPALTAAGNRPVAFVQPPHTPDGLGLSYIGLSLDQVLRVNAQKTADALWSTEQILRAGSCGAVIFWTQYAQASSLRRLHLAAQSSETLFVMVRPLASAQDASPALLRLALRPSSDGLTVDIVKRRGPSRAEPLSIPLQPTPVLLSRHARFSRRSPAEVAARGLQTEVVT comes from the coding sequence ATGTCCGTCGCCAACGTCCTTGCTGAAGAGATACATCCGTCCCTCTGGCGGGCGTCGCAGCTCGCACGCAGCCGCGGAAGGGTTGTCGAGACTGGGTATCCGGCACTGTCGGCGGAACTGCCGGGCGGCGGGTGGCCCGTTGGGGCGTTGGTGGACCTGCTGGTCCAGCAGGCGGGCGTAGGCGAACTGCGCCTGCTGCGTCCAGCGCTCACCGCCGCAGGAAATCGGCCGGTCGCGTTCGTGCAGCCACCGCATACTCCAGACGGCTTGGGGCTTAGCTACATCGGGCTGTCTCTGGACCAGGTGCTTCGCGTGAACGCGCAGAAAACTGCGGATGCGCTCTGGTCGACGGAGCAGATTCTTCGCGCAGGCAGTTGCGGAGCGGTGATTTTCTGGACGCAGTACGCGCAGGCTTCGTCGCTTCGGCGATTGCACTTGGCTGCCCAGTCATCCGAGACGTTGTTCGTGATGGTGCGGCCACTGGCTTCCGCGCAGGATGCATCACCGGCGCTGCTGCGGCTTGCGCTCAGACCATCATCTGACGGTCTGACCGTGGACATCGTGAAACGACGAGGGCCCTCTCGCGCAGAGCCCTTGTCGATTCCTCTCCAACCAACCCCTGTTCTGCTTTCCCGACATGCGCGTTTTTCTCGCCGTTCACCTGCCGAAGTTGCCGCTCGAGGTCTTCAGACCGAAGTGGTCACCTGA